One segment of Manihot esculenta cultivar AM560-2 chromosome 4, M.esculenta_v8, whole genome shotgun sequence DNA contains the following:
- the LOC110613177 gene encoding uncharacterized protein LOC110613177 isoform X2 codes for MKVVVSGCPRSFSGLVNHPKQPFGFRRCNGIKFNDDNVIKLSQRISGGSTQYFPAKPSSNKYVLSAGRNQYQWSYQDDMPPEPFVLTLVKEVVWGVKWLFSFLIEQPSQLKYLEWPSFQSTVFESG; via the exons ATGAAGGTCGTTGTTTCTGGATGTCCAAGAAGCTTTTcag GTTTGGTTAATCATCCTAAACAACCTTTTGGGTTTCGAAGATGCAATGGAATCAAATTTAATGATGACAATGTCATTAAGCTATCTCAAAGG ATTTCTGGAGGAAGCACTCAATATTTCCCTGCAAAGCCTTCTAGCAACAAGTATGTTTTGTCTGCAGGAAGGAATCAGTATCAATGGAGCTATCAAGATGACATGCCTCCAGAACCTTTTGTTCTGACTCTTGTTAAGGAAGTTGTCtg GGGTGTGAAATGGCTATTCTCTTTTCTGATTGAGCAGCCTAGTCAGCTAAAGTACTTAGAATGGCCAAGCTTCCAAAGCACG GTTTTCGAATCTGGATGA
- the LOC110613177 gene encoding uncharacterized protein LOC110613177 isoform X1: MKVVVSGCPRSFSGLVNHPKQPFGFRRCNGIKFNDDNVIKLSQRISGGSTQYFPAKPSSNKYVLSAGRNQYQWSYQDDMPPEPFVLTLVKEVVWGVKWLFSFLIEQPSQLKYLEWPSFQSTLKTATLTLVIVALLIVVLSSVDSVLCYLLALLLRRTA; encoded by the exons ATGAAGGTCGTTGTTTCTGGATGTCCAAGAAGCTTTTcag GTTTGGTTAATCATCCTAAACAACCTTTTGGGTTTCGAAGATGCAATGGAATCAAATTTAATGATGACAATGTCATTAAGCTATCTCAAAGG ATTTCTGGAGGAAGCACTCAATATTTCCCTGCAAAGCCTTCTAGCAACAAGTATGTTTTGTCTGCAGGAAGGAATCAGTATCAATGGAGCTATCAAGATGACATGCCTCCAGAACCTTTTGTTCTGACTCTTGTTAAGGAAGTTGTCtg GGGTGTGAAATGGCTATTCTCTTTTCTGATTGAGCAGCCTAGTCAGCTAAAGTACTTAGAATGGCCAAGCTTCCAAAGCACG CTGAAGACAGCAACTCTTACCCTGGTTATTGTGGCACTGCTCATTGTTGTGCTTTCATCGGTAGACTCTGTCCTATGCTATCTGTTGGCTTTGCTTCTTAGGAGGACAGCTTGA
- the LOC110613117 gene encoding probable hexosyltransferase MUCI70, whose product MEKEIQRAISSRINRRGERSNQMSHSKDGEGGFFSSGKFSSDYPMRIMWKRGFIRLVLVAGILWMLLILLVLLFHVWSCQSSYSFFSAICNKESKVYSVLNSWGFVAQQHRCPIPVANNPDKIVIPERGSSDDIVKNLSYFMEDELVNNGSQPSPLFGGHESWSQREQSFKLKSSMKVHCGFMHGGGAEMDPMDIKYVSKCRFVVASGIFDGYDVPHQPSNISDRSKQLFCFLMVVDEISLDFIKENATVRKDINGGLWVGIWRLVLLKHPPYDEPRRNGKVPKILTHRLFPQAQYSIWIDGKMELIVDPLLILERYLWRGKNTFAIAQHKHHHSIYEEADANKRRKRYARPLIDLHMKIYRYEGMEPWSLKKSTISDVPEGAIIVREHTAMSNLFSCLWFNEVNLFTPRDQLSFGYVVYRLGGAFKFFMFPNCEYYSLFVLHPHTREHSSKVEWVKSLSEFKGSGSSMKESRGGLGLWTPYPGDLDSVVLPPVVRTSKAG is encoded by the exons ATGGAGAAAGAGATCCAACGGGCCATTTCCTCGCGGATAAACCGGAGAGGAGAAAGGAGTAATCAAATGTCGCATTCTAAAG ATGGTGAAGGTGGATTCTTTTCATCAGGGAAGTTTTCTAGTGATTATCCAATGAGAATAATGTGGAAGCGTGGTTTTATTCGTTTGGTTCTTGTAGCGGGCATACTGTGGATGTTGCTGATTCTACTTGTACTGTTATTTCATGTTTGGTCTTGCCAGTCTTCTTACTCATTCTTTTCAG CTATCTGTAATAAAGAAAGCAAGGTATATAGCGTTTTAAACTCATGGGGATTTGTTGCACAGCAACACC GTTGCCCAATCCCTGTAGCCAATAATCCTGACAAAATAGTTATTCCAGAAAGAGGATCTTCAGACGATATTGTTAAAAATTTATCATACTTCATGGAGGACGAGCTAGTGAATAATGGATCTCAGCCATCCCCATTATTTGGAGGACATGAAAGCTGGTCTCAAAGAGAGCAGAGTTTCAAACTAAAATCTTCTATGAAG GTTCATTGTGGATTTATGCATGGTGGTGGTGCTGAAATGGATCCCATGGATATCAAATATGTCAGTAAGTGTAGGTTTGTGGTTGCATCTGGAATCTTTGATGGATATGATGTACCTCATCAGCCTTCAAATATAAGTGATCGTTCTAAGCAACTGTTCTGCTTTCTTATGGTGGTGGATGAGATTTCTCTTGATTTCATAAAGGAAAATGCCACTGTAAGGAAGGACATTAATGGGGGACTATGGGTTGGCATATGGCGTCTTGTTTTGCTGAAGCATCCACCTTATGATGAGCCTAGAAGGAATGGTAAAGTTCCCAAGATTTTAACCCACAGGTTATTTCCTCAAGCACAGTACAGCATTTGGATTGATGGTAAAATGGAGCTGATAGTTGATCCATTGTTAATCCTCGAAAG ATACTTGTGGCGTGGGAAGAACACCTTTGCTATTGCTCAACACAAACACCATCACAGTATATATGAGGAGGCTGATGCAAACAAGCGGAGGAAACGATATGCACGACCACTTATTGATCTTCACATGAAAATATATCGTTATGAGGGAATGGAGCCTTGGAGTTTAAAGAAAAGCACCATTAGTG ATGTGCCAGAGGGAGCTATTATTGTAAGGGAACATACAGCAATGAGTAACCTGTTTAGCTGCTTGTGGTTCaatgaagtcaacctcttcacTCCAAGAGACCAGTTGAGTTTTGGCTATGTTGTGTACAGATTAGGAGGTGCATTCaagttctttatgtttccaaaTTGCGAGTACTACTCATTGTTTGTGTTGCATCCGCACACGAGAGAGCATTCGTCAAAGGTAGAATGGGTAAAAAGCTTAAGCGAATTTAAGGGGAGTGGTAGCAGTATGAAGGAGAGCAGAGGGGGGTTAGGACTATGGACTCCATATCCTGGAGACCTTGATTCAGTTGTCTTGCCACCTGTTGTAAGAACATCCAAAGCAGGCTGA